One stretch of Priestia megaterium DNA includes these proteins:
- a CDS encoding alpha/beta hydrolase family protein, translating into MKKWGIIALITVAVLGVTAVFNRAESDDVNKEKLNLLSPYSNKVDVYSITYPSDNLKIKGFLVQPKDIADKHYPLLVYNRGGNREHGMIRAKTLQYLSYWASKGYVVVATQYRGNGGSEGTETYGGKDIDDVLNLIKWGEQLPYVNHQQKVALGYSRGGMMTYLTMKNGVKFDAVVVQSGITDMFQFYDQRGPEMKQVLRTIVGDPAKYPERYKSRSVVYWSDKVNSPLLILQGDHDRKVHHTQAEKLVKQLDEQGKEYKYVLYKNGDHPLTAYYDQYNAEIDKWFKMHLAKQ; encoded by the coding sequence AAAATGGGGCATCATTGCATTAATCACTGTAGCTGTGCTCGGTGTGACAGCGGTTTTCAACCGAGCTGAAAGTGATGATGTAAATAAAGAAAAATTGAATTTATTATCGCCTTATTCAAATAAAGTAGATGTATATAGCATTACGTATCCTAGTGATAATTTAAAGATAAAAGGGTTTTTAGTGCAGCCTAAAGACATTGCAGATAAACATTATCCGCTTTTAGTATATAATCGCGGAGGAAATCGCGAACACGGCATGATTCGCGCAAAAACACTTCAGTATTTATCATATTGGGCAAGTAAAGGCTACGTCGTTGTTGCGACTCAATACAGGGGAAATGGCGGAAGTGAAGGAACAGAGACATACGGCGGTAAAGATATTGACGACGTATTAAATCTTATTAAGTGGGGAGAACAGCTTCCTTATGTAAATCACCAGCAAAAGGTAGCGCTAGGATATTCACGCGGCGGCATGATGACGTATTTAACGATGAAAAACGGCGTTAAATTTGATGCAGTTGTCGTACAATCAGGTATTACAGACATGTTTCAATTCTACGATCAAAGAGGGCCTGAAATGAAACAAGTGCTGCGGACAATTGTAGGAGATCCTGCCAAGTATCCAGAGAGGTATAAAAGTCGTTCTGTTGTCTATTGGAGCGACAAAGTAAATTCACCTCTTTTGATTTTACAGGGTGATCATGATCGTAAAGTTCACCACACTCAGGCTGAAAAGCTTGTGAAACAACTAGATGAGCAGGGAAAAGAATACAAATATGTACTGTACAAAAACGGAGACCATCCCCTAACTGCGTATTATGATCAATATAACGCAGAAATTGATAAATGGTTTAAAATGCATTTAGCTAAGCAGTAA
- a CDS encoding DUF6254 family protein: MTQSKSQKERQWNVRKQSQNPSHGKVKSFEELSEEITPKRK, from the coding sequence ATGACTCAGTCTAAAAGTCAAAAAGAGCGTCAGTGGAATGTGCGAAAACAATCACAAAACCCATCGCATGGAAAAGTAAAGTCTTTTGAAGAACTATCAGAAGAAATCACGCCTAAACGTAAATAA
- a CDS encoding 3-ketoacyl-ACP reductase → MAQSLKGKVALITGAGKGIGRSTAIELAKEGVNIGLIARTEADLKAVASELEAFDVQVAYATADVSSMEEVNAAVEHLHTKLGATDILINNAGIGKFGSFLELDPAEWKQIIDVNLMGVYYVTRAVLPQLIEKNGGDIINISSTAGQKGAPVTSAYSASKFGVLGLTESLALEVRKHNIRVTALTPSTVATELAYKENLTDGNPDKVMQPEDLAEIMVAQLKLHPRIFIKSAGMWSTNP, encoded by the coding sequence ATGGCACAATCACTTAAAGGCAAAGTAGCTCTTATTACAGGAGCAGGAAAAGGCATCGGTCGTTCAACTGCGATTGAATTAGCAAAAGAAGGCGTAAATATCGGTTTAATTGCTCGTACAGAGGCAGATTTAAAGGCTGTTGCTTCTGAACTAGAAGCATTTGATGTACAAGTTGCTTATGCAACAGCAGACGTTTCTTCTATGGAAGAAGTAAACGCAGCAGTTGAGCATCTACATACAAAATTAGGGGCAACAGATATCTTAATCAACAATGCGGGAATCGGTAAATTCGGAAGCTTTTTAGAGCTAGACCCAGCTGAGTGGAAACAAATCATTGATGTGAATTTAATGGGCGTTTACTACGTAACGCGCGCCGTTCTACCTCAATTAATCGAAAAAAATGGTGGAGACATCATCAATATTTCATCCACTGCTGGTCAAAAAGGCGCTCCCGTTACAAGTGCTTACAGCGCTTCAAAATTTGGCGTACTCGGTTTAACTGAATCTCTAGCGCTAGAAGTGCGCAAACACAATATTCGTGTAACAGCTCTAACGCCAAGTACAGTAGCAACGGAATTAGCGTATAAAGAAAACTTAACAGATGGCAATCCTGATAAAGTGATGCAGCCTGAAGACCTAGCAGAAATTATGGTAGCACAATTAAAGCTGCATCCGCGTATTTTTATCAAATCTGCGGGCATGTGGTCCACAAATCCATAA
- a CDS encoding Ger(x)C family spore germination protein: MKAFLMLCICSLLLSGCWSSRELNELAITVAVGIDKAEDGIIVTVQLINPGDIQAKTPTNGPSVTTFSIKASSVMEGLRKITTKSPRKIYLSHLRMLVISESMAEDGIAEVLDFFARDHEVRTDYFVVVAKNTKASSVLNVLTTIEKIPANHMFASLDVSQRIWAPTRGVKLNELISNLTSEGKQAVLSGVLVKGNVKNAGDMSSISRTNLSTLLNFKGLGVFQNDKLIGWFNEDESKGYNYITGNVKSTLIVIPCEKKEKQHDIIGVEMLRTNVKVTATMKNHKPHIHVDLKGEANVADVECQVNLQDPAVINMLERKTAADVKEKMNDAVEKAQKTYKSDIFGFGEAFYRQDVKRWYKMKRDWNRIYAEDLTVDLDAKVQIRRLGTLNNSYMKQMKH, translated from the coding sequence ATGAAAGCATTTCTAATGTTATGTATCTGTTCATTGCTATTAAGCGGCTGCTGGAGCAGTCGAGAGTTGAATGAGCTAGCCATTACGGTTGCTGTCGGAATTGATAAAGCAGAAGATGGCATTATTGTGACAGTTCAGCTGATTAACCCTGGTGATATTCAGGCCAAAACCCCTACAAACGGGCCTTCTGTTACCACATTTTCTATTAAGGCTTCGTCTGTGATGGAAGGGTTAAGAAAAATAACGACAAAATCCCCGCGGAAAATTTATCTTTCTCATTTACGAATGCTAGTCATCAGCGAAAGCATGGCGGAAGACGGTATCGCTGAAGTGCTTGATTTCTTTGCTCGGGATCATGAAGTGCGTACGGATTATTTTGTTGTTGTTGCTAAAAACACGAAAGCATCGAGCGTTCTGAACGTATTAACAACAATCGAAAAAATACCAGCTAACCATATGTTTGCTTCATTAGACGTGTCGCAGCGTATTTGGGCACCTACTAGAGGAGTAAAGTTAAATGAACTGATCAGTAACTTAACCAGCGAGGGAAAGCAAGCGGTATTATCAGGTGTATTGGTGAAAGGCAATGTAAAAAATGCAGGAGATATGTCCAGCATTTCTCGCACTAATCTTTCCACCCTGCTCAATTTCAAAGGATTAGGAGTCTTTCAAAATGATAAGCTTATCGGCTGGTTCAATGAAGACGAAAGTAAAGGATATAACTATATTACAGGAAATGTAAAAAGCACGTTAATTGTTATTCCATGCGAAAAAAAAGAAAAACAGCATGATATCATCGGAGTAGAAATGCTTCGAACGAATGTCAAGGTGACAGCTACTATGAAAAATCATAAACCTCATATTCACGTTGATTTAAAAGGAGAAGCGAACGTGGCTGATGTAGAGTGTCAAGTAAATTTACAGGACCCAGCTGTAATCAATATGCTCGAACGAAAAACAGCAGCTGACGTAAAAGAAAAAATGAATGATGCAGTAGAAAAAGCTCAAAAAACCTATAAAAGCGATATCTTTGGTTTTGGCGAAGCGTTTTACAGACAAGATGTAAAGAGATGGTACAAAATGAAAAGAGACTGGAACAGAATTTACGCAGAGGATTTAACCGTCGATTTAGATGCAAAAGTTCAAATCCGTCGCTTAGGCACGTTAAATAACTCATATATGAAGCAAATGAAGCATTAA